AGAACTCGGGGTGGGCACGCACGTCGCGCAGTTCGACGGTCAACCCCTTGGCGGCGAGGGCGAGCCGGGTACGCCGAGCAAACGGCGAGTGGGCAATGTGAAAGAGGATTCTCATGGCGCGGGAGTATAGGGTGCCGCGCGCTTCGTTCGACCCCTTTGGGAGGTGCCTTCTGAAATCACACGCCCTGCTCTTCTCGCTCCTGACCGCCCCGCTCCTGGCGTCCGCCGCGCCCGCGAAGACCTCTCCGGGCGCCGTCGTCCTGCGCGGCGCGCGGCTCATCGACGGCCAGGGAGGTGCCCCCATCGAGGACTCCGTGGTCGTCATCCAGGACGGGCGCATCCTCGCGGTGGGTCCGGCCTCGAGCACGACGGTGCCGGCCAAGGCCCGCGTGGTGGACTATCAGGGAAAGACACTCATCCCGGGATTGATTTCCAATCACTCACATGTGGGTCAGGTCCAGGATGCCAACATGGGTGCTGGGAACTACACCCGCGCCAACATCTCGCGGCAGCTCCGCCAGTACGAGGCCTATGGCATCACCACGGTGCTGGCGCTCGGGCTGAATGGTCCCCTGTTGCAACAACTGCGCACGCAGCAGCACGCGGGCCGCGGGCCCGGCGCCGACCTCTTCGGGGCGGACCGGGGCATTGGCGTGCCCCAGGGCGCGCCGCCGACCCTGGGTGGTCGCCCGGTGGGCGAGGATCAACTCGCCCGCCCCGAGACGGCGGAGCAGGCGCGCCAGGCCGTGCGTGACATGGTGGCGCGCAAGACGGACGTGGTGAAGCTGTGGCTGGACGACTTCGGCGGCTCGCTGTCCGCGAAGATGAAGCCAGACATCTACCAGGCGGTGATCGACGAGGCTCACCAGCGGGGCGTGCGCGTCGCCGCCCACATCCATGATCTCGAGGACGCCAAGATGATCGTCCGGGCGGGCGCGGACATCGTGGCCCATGGCGTGCGCGACCAGCCCGTGGACGCCGAGCTCATCCAGCTCATGAAGGAGCGCTCGGTCTGGTACGTCCCGACGCTGAGCCTGGACGAGGCGACCTTCATCTACGCCGAGCGTCCCGAGTGGATGGCCGAGCCCTTCTTCCAACGCGCCGTGCAGCCCGCGCTGCGCGCGCGGTTCGCCGACCCGGCCTGGGTGGAGAAGACGCGCGCGGAGCCGAAGTCGGAGAAGGCCCGGAAGGACGTGGCGATGAACCAGCGCAACCTCAAGGCCCTGTACGACGCGGGCGTGCGCATCGGGTTCGGCACGGACTCGGGCGCGACTCCCCTGCGCATCCCCGGCGTCGCGGAGCACCGGGAACTGGCGCTGATGACCGAGGCCGGGCTCACGCCCCTGCAGGCGCTCACGCTCGCCACCCGGGAGGCCGCCACCCTCCTCGCGCTGGAGGATCGGGGCGTCCTCGCCCCCGGCAAGCAGGCGGACCTCGTGGTGTTGGACGGCGACCCGAGCACCGACATCTCCCGGACGAAGACGATCCACGCCGTCTGGCACCGCGGCAAGCAGGTCTCCGGGACGGTGGACACCTTCAAGCCGTGAGGCGCCGGGGGCCCGCCCCCACCCGTCACGCCGGCAGGAGCCGCTCGAGCGCCGTGCGCAGGCGCTCGGGAATGGCGACGGCCTTGCGGGTGTGCCGGTCCACGAAGACGTGCACGAAGTAGCCGTGGGCGGCGGCCCGCTCCTCGCCCTGCTTGAAGATGCCAATGCCATACGTCACCGAGCGGTTGCCCAGCTTGTCCACGCGCAGCCCCGCCCGGAGCGCATCCGGATAGGCGAGCGGCGCGTGGTAGGAGCACTTGGACTCCACCACCAGGCCGATGACGGGGCTCGCGAGGATGTCCAGCCCTCCCTCGTGGATGAGGTAGTGATTGGCCACCGTGTCGAAGTAGCTGTAGTAGGTGACGTTGTTGATGTGGCCGTAGGCGTCGTTGTCCATCCACCGCGTGGTGATGGGCAGGAAGTAACGGTAGTGCTTGGCGGTCTCGGCATCGGACACGGGCGTGGTCTCCGCGGGGTTACCAGTAGCGCAACGCCTGACGGAACAGCCCGGAGAGCACCGGCTTGCTCATCTCCCGGGGAGCGTTCTGCAACAGGCGTTGCTGGGGAAAGGCACCTTCGGTGAGGGTGTCGACATCCGCCTCGGTGTACCCCACCCCGCTCAGCCCGTTGGGCATGCCCACCGCGCGCATGAGCTGGAGCACCCGGCCCGCGAGCACCTCGCCCGCGTCCCCGGGCGTGGCCCCGCGCACGTCCGCGCCCAGCCACTGCGCGGCTTCCAGATGCCGCTCGGGGCTCACCTCCGCGGTGTAGCGGAACACCGCCGGGGCGTTGACGATGACGGCCATGCCGTGCGGCACCAGGGGCTCGTCCTGCGGGTAGCCCGAGGGGCGGAAGTCGCGCACCGCGCCCGCCACGGCGTAGGCCATGCCATGGGGCGCGTGGACTCCGGCGTTGCCGAACGCGATGCCCGCCAGCGTGGAGGCCCACATGAGCTGCTCGCGCGCCTCGGAGTCCTCCGCGTCCGCCACCGCGCGCTCCAGGTACTGCCCCATCAGGCGCAGCGCCTCGCGGCAGCCCAGATCGCTCCAGGGGTTGGCCCCCTGGCTCATGGGCCGCAGGCTCGGCCGCGCGGGCGCGGGGCGGCGCACGTAGGGCCGCGCCGTATAGGACTCCAGGGCGTGGGAGAGCACGTCCATCCCACTGGCGGCCGTCACCTCGCCGGGCAGGGTCGCGGTGCAGTCCGGATCGATGAGCGCCTCGGTGGGACGCAGCCGGGGCGAGGCGATGCCCGTCTTCGCCCCCAGCGACAGCAGATCGAAGATGGTGATGCCGGTGACCTCGCTGCCCGTGCCCGAGGTGGTGGGACAGGCGATGTGTGGCTTGAGCGGACCGGGCACCGCGCGCCCCTCGCCCACGGGCGCGTTGACGTAGGCGAGGAAGTCCGCCGGGTGCGTGGCGTAGAGGTTGGCGCCCTTGCAGGTGTCGATGACCGAGCCTCCGCCCAGGGAGACGTAGCCATCCGGCCGCGCCTCGGCGGCGAAGCGCGCCGCCTCCAGGATGGATTGGTCCGTGGGCTCCACGTGCACGTGGGTGTAGAGCA
Above is a window of Cystobacter fuscus DNA encoding:
- a CDS encoding acyl-CoA thioesterase translates to MSDAETAKHYRYFLPITTRWMDNDAYGHINNVTYYSYFDTVANHYLIHEGGLDILASPVIGLVVESKCSYHAPLAYPDALRAGLRVDKLGNRSVTYGIGIFKQGEERAAAHGYFVHVFVDRHTRKAVAIPERLRTALERLLPA
- a CDS encoding amidohydrolase family protein — its product is MAREYRVPRASFDPFGRCLLKSHALLFSLLTAPLLASAAPAKTSPGAVVLRGARLIDGQGGAPIEDSVVVIQDGRILAVGPASSTTVPAKARVVDYQGKTLIPGLISNHSHVGQVQDANMGAGNYTRANISRQLRQYEAYGITTVLALGLNGPLLQQLRTQQHAGRGPGADLFGADRGIGVPQGAPPTLGGRPVGEDQLARPETAEQARQAVRDMVARKTDVVKLWLDDFGGSLSAKMKPDIYQAVIDEAHQRGVRVAAHIHDLEDAKMIVRAGADIVAHGVRDQPVDAELIQLMKERSVWYVPTLSLDEATFIYAERPEWMAEPFFQRAVQPALRARFADPAWVEKTRAEPKSEKARKDVAMNQRNLKALYDAGVRIGFGTDSGATPLRIPGVAEHRELALMTEAGLTPLQALTLATREAATLLALEDRGVLAPGKQADLVVLDGDPSTDISRTKTIHAVWHRGKQVSGTVDTFKP
- a CDS encoding hydroxyacid-oxoacid transhydrogenase — its product is MGCCHHYQTVAEGCDSAFTVDTSRVTFGRGCLAEVGERARALGMTRVALFSDERLARLPFFQTVLQSLKAAGLDVVLYTHVHVEPTDQSILEAARFAAEARPDGYVSLGGGSVIDTCKGANLYATHPADFLAYVNAPVGEGRAVPGPLKPHIACPTTSGTGSEVTGITIFDLLSLGAKTGIASPRLRPTEALIDPDCTATLPGEVTAASGMDVLSHALESYTARPYVRRPAPARPSLRPMSQGANPWSDLGCREALRLMGQYLERAVADAEDSEAREQLMWASTLAGIAFGNAGVHAPHGMAYAVAGAVRDFRPSGYPQDEPLVPHGMAVIVNAPAVFRYTAEVSPERHLEAAQWLGADVRGATPGDAGEVLAGRVLQLMRAVGMPNGLSGVGYTEADVDTLTEGAFPQQRLLQNAPREMSKPVLSGLFRQALRYW